The genome window GTGTCGCGGTCCAGCCGGATGTTGTCCTCCAGACCGGTGCGGCAATGTCCGCCGGCCTCAATGGCCCAGCGGCTGACCTCCAACTGGTGACGCCCGATGCCCGCCGCGGTCCAGGTCGCCTCCGGCATCAGCCGCCGGGTCGTTTCGATATAGAACTCGAACACCCGCCGGTCGACCGGCATGGCGTTCTTCACGCCCATGACGAATTGAACGTGAAGCGGCGCGGCGAGCCGCCCGTCCTGAACCATCGCCGCCGCCTGGAAGATATGCGACAGGTCGAAGGCCTCGATCTCGGGCTTGATGTTGTAGGTGCGCATTTCGCCGGCGAGCCAGTCGACCAGTTCGGGAGGGTTCTCGTAGACACGGGTGGGAAAGTTGTTCGAGCCGACGGAGAGCGACGCCATTTCGGGGGCAAGCGGCAGCATGCCGCCGCGCGTCTTGCCCGCACCCGAGCGGCCGCCGGTCGAGAGCTGCACGATCATGCCCGGGCAATGGGTCTTGATGCCCTCCATCAGTCTGGCAAAGCGATCGGGATCGGACGTGGGCGTTCCGTCGTCCTCGCGCACGTGGCAATGCGCGATGGTCGCCCCGGCCTCGAAGGATTCCTGCGTGCTCTCGACTTGTTCGCTGACGGTGATCGGAACCGCCGGATTGTCCGACTTCCTGGGCACGGACCCCGTGATGGCGACACAGATGATGCATGGATCGGACATGCGAGAAAGCTCCCGTAATACGCTTTGCGAGCGGTGGCGCGATCGGCCTCCGACGCTTGATTCTTGGCATTTACCCCCGCTGGCACAAGGGCGGGTGGCCGCAGAATGCGAGGATTGGCATTTGGTTATCAGCTTCGGGGGGCGACCGCAAACCACGCAGGAAAGACGCACGGCAGCGCATCGCACCCGCCCGGCGGACGGCGTCTTGCAAGAGGTGTCAGGCGCCCTTGCCCCATGCGTCGGGCTTCTCCAGGAGCGGCACTCTCGAGAAACTGCGCTGCAACTGCGCGGGAAGCTCGCTGGCCGGCACCCCGTGGCCGTAATAGAACCCCTGGGCAATGCGACAGCCCGCCCGGCGCAGCAGCGCGCACTGGCTCGGCGTTTCGACCCCCTCGACCGTGACGCTGATGCTGAGCCGCCGCGCGAGTTCGACAATGGACCGGATGATCAGCAGGCTTTGGGCATCGCTTTCCAGCGTCTGGACGAAACTGCGATCGACCTTCAATTCGTCCCATGCGAAATCGCGCAGG of Stappia sp. ES.058 contains these proteins:
- a CDS encoding 3-keto-5-aminohexanoate cleavage protein, encoding MSDPCIICVAITGSVPRKSDNPAVPITVSEQVESTQESFEAGATIAHCHVREDDGTPTSDPDRFARLMEGIKTHCPGMIVQLSTGGRSGAGKTRGGMLPLAPEMASLSVGSNNFPTRVYENPPELVDWLAGEMRTYNIKPEIEAFDLSHIFQAAAMVQDGRLAAPLHVQFVMGVKNAMPVDRRVFEFYIETTRRLMPEATWTAAGIGRHQLEVSRWAIEAGGHCRTGLEDNIRLDRDTLAPSNAALVKRTADLCADYSRHPASVAEARAILGLPT